From the Takifugu flavidus isolate HTHZ2018 chromosome 12, ASM371156v2, whole genome shotgun sequence genome, one window contains:
- the LOC130534543 gene encoding muscleblind-like protein 1 isoform X30, giving the protein MAMLAQQMQLANAMIPGTQLQPVSLSRLHHWANEHQCYPMFSVTPSLATNVNAAAAAAFNPYLGPVSPGLMPADILPSTPVLVTSNPSVPVPHAAAAAAQKLMRTDRLEVCREYQRGNCTRGENDCRFAHPADSTMIDTNDNTVTVCMDYIKGRCTREKCKYFHPPAHLQVKIKATQHQVNQAAAAAAMTQSAVKSQKRPLYTTFDLGLPPVLPPLPKRPALEKANGATTIFNAGMFPYQQALANMQFQQQAAFIPSGSILCMTPATSVVPMMHGATPVTVSAATTSATSVPFATATANQIPVISADHLTSHKYVTQM; this is encoded by the exons GTCTTCATCATTGGGCTAACGAACATCAGTGTTAT CCCATGTTCTCAGTCACGCCCAGCCTCGCCACCAACGTGAACGCCGCTGCAGCCGCCGCGTTTAACCCCTACCTTGGCCCCGTGTCGCCCGGTCTGATGCCCGCGGACATCTTGCCCAGTACCCCTGTACTGGTCACCAGCAACCCCAGCGTCCCCGTACCTcatgctgctgccgccgccgcacAGAAGCTGatgaggacagacaggctggag GTGTGTCGCGAATACCAGCGGGGCAACTGCACACGCGGGGAGAACGACTGCCGCTTCGCCCACCCTGCGGACAGCACGATGATCGACACCAACGACAACACCGTCACTGTGTGTATGGACTACATTAAGGGCCGCTGCACGAGGGAGAAGTGCAAATACTTCCACCCTCCCGctcacctgcaggtgaagatCAAAGCAACCCAGCACCAGGTCAACCAGGCTGCGGCCGCTGCAGCCATG ACTCAGTCGGCTGTCAAATCGCAGAAGCGACCCCTCTACACAACCTTTGACCTG GGGCTCCCTCCGGTATTGCCTCCTTTACCAAAGAGACCTGCACTTGAAAAAGCCAACGGTGCCACCACGATATTCAACGCCGGCATGTTCCCGTACCAACAGGCCCTGGCCAACATGCAGTTCCAGCAGCAGGCTGCCTTCATACCATCAG GCTCGATATTGTGCATGACTCCTGCAACAAGTGTTG TACCCATGATGCACGGTGCTACTCCAGTCactgtgtctgcagccacaACATCTGCCACAAGTGTTCCCTTTGCAACTGCAACAGCCAATCAG ATTCCAGTTATATCTGCAGACCACCTGACTAGTCACAAGTATGTTACGCAGATGTAG